The following proteins are co-located in the Telopea speciosissima isolate NSW1024214 ecotype Mountain lineage chromosome 9, Tspe_v1, whole genome shotgun sequence genome:
- the LOC122640576 gene encoding shaggy-related protein kinase zeta: MRSMDHPNVISLKHCFFSTTSKNELFLNLVMEYVPETLYRVLKHYSNVNQRMPLIYVKLYTYQIFRGLAHIHTVPGFCHRDIKPQNLLVDPLTHQTKICDFGSAKVLVKGEANISYICSRYYRAPELIFGATEYTTSIDIWSAGCVLAELLLGQPLFPGDSAVDQLVEIIKVLGTPTREEIRCMNPNYTEFRFPQIKAHPWHKVFHKRMPPEVIDLASRLLQYSPSLRCTALEACAHPFFDELREPNARLPNGRPLPHLFNFKQELSGAPPELINRLIPEHVRRQSGLNLLHPAGT, encoded by the exons ATGCGCTCTATGGATCATCCAAATGTGATTTCTCTGAAGCACTGCTTTTTCTCTACAACCAGTAAAAATGAGCTTTTTCTCAACTTGGTCATGGAATATGTCCCCGAGACTCTGTATCGTGTTTTGAAACACTACAGCAATGTGAACCAGAGGATGCCACTTATCTATGTTAAACTCTACACCTACCAA ATTTTTAGGGGGCTTGCTCATATTCACACTGTTCCTGGATTTTGCCATAGGGACATAAAGCCTCAAAATCTTCTG GTAGATCCCCTTACACATCAAACCAAGATTTGTGATTTTGGAAGTGCAAAGGTTCTG GTCAAGGGCGAAGCAAACATATCGTACATTTGTTCTCGCTACTACCGAGCTCCAGAGCTCATTTTTGGTGCAACAGAATATACAACATCGATTGATATCTGGTCAGCTGGTTGTGTTCTTGCTGAGCTTCTTCTAGGCCAG CCGTTGTTTCCGGGAGACAGTGCGGTGGATCAACTTGTAGAGATCATCAAG GTTCTTGGAACCCCAACTCGAGAAGAGATTCGCTGTATGAATCCAAACTATACTGAGTTTAGATTTCCTCAGATAAAGGCTCACCCATGGCACAAG GTTTTTCACAAGAGGATGCCTCCAGAAGTGATTGATCTTGCCTCAAGGCTTCTACAGTATTCGCCTAGTCTTCGCTGCACTGCT CTAGAGGCATGTGCTCATCCATTTTTTGATGAACTTCGGGAGCCCAATGCCCGCCTGCCTAATGGTCGGCCTTTACCTCATCTCTTCAACTTCAAACAGGAA TTATCTGGAGCTCCACCAGAGCTCATTAACAGATTGATACCAGAGCATGTGAGACGGCAATCTGGTCTAAATCTCTTGCATCCAGCAGGCACGTAA